One segment of Ascidiaceihabitans donghaensis DNA contains the following:
- a CDS encoding DUF4272 domain-containing protein encodes MSENGAATRKENSISRLQDHSVPYIDHLPETNSEEDSLRRSKEEVGLRIICLALVSMKGAGAADQFVHAGIEHYDVGDALSPLERRFLFDANATDHEKLQASWRTEAAHVLLWSVGLEASLSFPTTPCDWNALWELFHVGNRETFLKSLELRPQAELLDEADFIYRIHWAVREAGLRQKPMPSNLDAGVVMERHYALNWLTTHVLDDFGWDEVSTNT; translated from the coding sequence ATGAGTGAGAACGGAGCGGCGACGCGCAAAGAGAACTCAATTTCTAGGCTTCAAGATCATTCTGTTCCCTATATCGACCACCTCCCTGAGACCAATTCAGAAGAGGATTCACTTCGTCGTTCAAAAGAAGAAGTAGGCCTGAGGATCATCTGTTTAGCTCTGGTTTCGATGAAAGGGGCTGGAGCGGCTGACCAGTTTGTGCATGCGGGTATTGAGCACTATGATGTTGGAGATGCTTTGTCGCCTCTTGAGAGAAGGTTTCTTTTTGACGCTAACGCGACTGATCACGAGAAGCTTCAAGCGTCTTGGCGCACAGAGGCCGCACATGTGCTGCTGTGGTCGGTTGGGTTAGAGGCATCACTATCGTTCCCAACAACGCCCTGCGATTGGAATGCGCTTTGGGAATTGTTTCATGTTGGGAACAGAGAAACTTTCTTGAAGAGTTTGGAATTGAGACCTCAAGCGGAGCTGCTCGATGAAGCGGACTTCATCTACCGCATTCATTGGGCGGTAAGGGAAGCTGGGTTAAGGCAAAAACCTATGCCATCGAATCTGGACGCAGGTGTTGTTATGGAACGGCACTATGCGTTGAATTGGTTAACAACGCATGTTCTGGATGACTTTGGCTGGGATGAAGTATCGACCAATACATGA
- a CDS encoding 50S ribosomal protein L23 → MSAKAEHYDVIRKPIITEKATMASENGAVVFEVAIDSNKPQIKDAVEALFGVKVKAVNTTITKGKVKRFRGALGKRKDVKKAYVTLEEGNTIDVSTGL, encoded by the coding sequence ATGAGTGCCAAGGCAGAACATTACGACGTGATCCGTAAGCCGATCATCACCGAAAAAGCGACAATGGCATCCGAAAATGGTGCGGTCGTGTTTGAAGTGGCGATCGACAGCAATAAACCGCAGATCAAAGACGCTGTTGAGGCGCTCTTTGGTGTGAAGGTTAAGGCTGTGAACACAACCATCACAAAGGGCAAAGTAAAGCGCTTCCGTGGTGCGTTGGGTAAACGCAAAGACGTCAAAAAAGCATATGTGACGCTCGAAGAGGGCAACACAATCGACGTGAGCACCGGGCTGTAA
- the rplD gene encoding 50S ribosomal protein L4: MKLDVIKMDGGKAGSVDLDEALFGLEPRADILHRVVRWQRNNAQAGTHKVKTRREVSYSTKKIYRQKGTGGARHGARSAPIFRGGGVYKGPVVRSHGHDLTKKFRKLGLRHALSAKMAAGELVIIEDAASDGKTAALAKQVKNLGWKRALVIDGATVNEDFLTASRNIEGLDILPTMGANVYDILKRDTLVLTKAGVEALEARLK; encoded by the coding sequence ATGAAACTTGATGTGATCAAAATGGACGGCGGCAAAGCCGGTTCTGTTGACCTGGACGAGGCCCTGTTTGGTCTTGAGCCACGCGCAGACATCTTGCACCGCGTCGTGCGCTGGCAGCGCAACAACGCCCAGGCTGGCACGCACAAGGTGAAAACCCGTCGTGAAGTCAGCTATTCCACAAAGAAGATCTATCGCCAAAAAGGCACCGGTGGCGCACGCCACGGCGCACGTTCGGCCCCGATCTTCCGTGGCGGTGGCGTTTACAAAGGTCCCGTTGTGCGTTCGCACGGCCACGACCTGACAAAGAAGTTCCGCAAACTCGGTCTGCGCCACGCGCTGTCTGCCAAAATGGCAGCTGGTGAGTTGGTGATCATCGAAGATGCAGCGTCTGACGGCAAAACAGCGGCCTTGGCCAAGCAAGTGAAAAACCTCGGTTGGAAACGCGCTTTGGTTATCGATGGGGCCACCGTCAACGAGGACTTCCTCACAGCATCCCGCAACATTGAAGGCTTGGACATCCTGCCAACAATGGGCGCAAACGTATATGACATCCTCAAGCGTGACACACTTGTGCTCACGAAGGCGGGCGTCGAAGCACTGGAGGCTCGCTTGAAATGA
- the rplC gene encoding 50S ribosomal protein L3, with protein MRSGILAKKIGMTRLFMEDGKQIPVTVLQMDGLQVVTQKTNDRDGYTAVQLGAGTAKVKRVSQAMRGHFAAAKVEPKSKLVEFRVSEDNLIAVGEELSAEHFLDGQKVDVSGTSIGKGFAGAMKRHNFGGLRATHGVSISHRSHGSTGQCQDPGKVFKGKKMAGHMGAARVTTQNLEVVKTDADRGLIMIKGAVPGSKGGWVTVKDAVKKKLPEGVPFPAALKSAAAAAPAEEAPAEGGEA; from the coding sequence ATGCGCTCTGGAATTCTCGCAAAGAAAATCGGCATGACCCGGTTGTTCATGGAAGACGGCAAGCAGATCCCTGTGACCGTTTTGCAAATGGACGGCCTGCAGGTCGTGACACAGAAAACAAACGACCGTGACGGCTACACAGCCGTGCAGTTGGGGGCTGGCACCGCGAAAGTAAAGCGCGTCAGCCAAGCGATGCGTGGGCACTTCGCCGCCGCAAAGGTTGAGCCCAAAAGCAAACTGGTCGAGTTCCGCGTCTCTGAAGACAATCTGATCGCCGTTGGCGAAGAGCTCTCAGCTGAGCACTTCCTGGATGGTCAAAAGGTTGACGTGTCAGGCACATCCATTGGTAAAGGTTTTGCCGGTGCGATGAAGCGTCACAACTTTGGCGGTTTGCGTGCGACACACGGTGTGTCCATCTCTCACCGTTCGCACGGCTCCACTGGCCAATGTCAGGACCCGGGCAAAGTTTTCAAAGGCAAGAAAATGGCCGGCCACATGGGCGCAGCCCGCGTGACCACGCAAAACCTTGAGGTTGTGAAAACAGACGCAGACCGCGGCCTGATCATGATCAAAGGCGCGGTCCCAGGCTCCAAAGGCGGCTGGGTCACGGTCAAAGACGCTGTGAAAAAGAAATTGCCAGAAGGCGTGCCGTTCCCGGCCGCTCTGAAATCGGCAGCGGCAGCGGCTCCGGCTGAAGAGGCCCCTGCGGAAGGTGGTGAAGCATGA
- the rpsJ gene encoding 30S ribosomal protein S10, whose translation MAQSQNIRIRLKAFDYRVLDTSTQEIVNTAKRTGASVRGPIPLPNKIEKFTVLRGPHVDKKSRDQFEIRTHKRLLDIVDPTPQTVDALMKLDLAAGVDVEIKLQS comes from the coding sequence ATGGCACAAAGCCAAAATATCCGCATCCGGTTGAAGGCGTTTGACTACCGCGTGCTGGACACATCCACACAAGAGATCGTCAACACTGCCAAGCGTACCGGCGCATCTGTTCGCGGCCCCATTCCGCTGCCGAACAAGATCGAAAAATTCACAGTTCTGCGTGGCCCCCACGTCGACAAGAAATCCCGCGATCAGTTCGAGATCCGCACGCACAAGCGTCTGCTCGACATCGTAGATCCGACCCCACAAACCGTAGACGCGCTGATGAAGCTTGATCTTGCGGCTGGTGTGGACGTCGAGATCAAATTGCAGTCTTAA
- the tuf gene encoding elongation factor Tu, whose amino-acid sequence MAKEKFERNKPHVNIGTIGHVDHGKTTLTAAITKYFGDFQAYDQIDGAPEEKARGITISTAHVEYETETRHYAHVDCPGHADYVKNMITGAAQMDGAILVVNAADGPMPQTREHILLGRQVGIPHMVVFMNKVDQVDDDELLELVEMEIRELLSSYEYPGDDIPVIPGSALAAMEGRDEAIGENAIKALMAAVDEYIPTPERAVDQPFLMPVEDVFSISGRGTVVTGRVERGVINVGEEIEIVGIRDTTKTTCTGVEMFRKLLDRGEAGDNIGALLRGVDREGVERGQVLCKPGSVKPHTKFEAEAYILTKEEGGRHTPFFANYRPQFYFRTTDVTGTVALPEGTEMVMPGDNLKFDVELIAPIAMEQGLRFAIREGGRTVGAGVVSKITE is encoded by the coding sequence ATGGCTAAGGAAAAGTTTGAACGCAATAAGCCGCACGTCAACATCGGCACAATCGGCCACGTTGACCACGGCAAAACGACGCTGACAGCGGCGATCACCAAGTACTTTGGTGACTTCCAGGCGTATGACCAGATTGACGGCGCGCCCGAAGAAAAAGCGCGTGGGATCACGATCTCGACCGCGCACGTTGAATACGAGACAGAGACACGCCACTACGCGCACGTCGACTGCCCCGGCCACGCCGACTACGTCAAAAACATGATCACCGGTGCCGCGCAAATGGACGGCGCGATCTTGGTTGTGAACGCGGCTGACGGCCCGATGCCACAAACACGTGAGCACATCTTGTTGGGCCGCCAGGTTGGCATCCCGCACATGGTTGTTTTCATGAACAAAGTGGATCAGGTCGACGATGACGAGCTGCTTGAGCTGGTTGAAATGGAAATCCGTGAGCTGTTGTCCTCTTACGAGTACCCAGGCGACGACATTCCAGTGATCCCTGGTTCCGCTCTGGCAGCCATGGAAGGCCGTGACGAAGCAATCGGCGAAAACGCGATCAAAGCCCTGATGGCTGCGGTTGACGAATACATCCCAACGCCTGAGCGTGCGGTTGACCAGCCGTTCCTGATGCCTGTTGAAGACGTGTTCTCGATCTCCGGTCGTGGTACAGTTGTGACAGGTCGTGTTGAGCGCGGCGTGATCAACGTGGGCGAAGAGATTGAAATCGTTGGCATTCGTGACACAACGAAGACAACCTGCACAGGCGTTGAAATGTTCCGCAAGCTGCTTGATCGTGGTGAAGCGGGCGACAACATCGGCGCATTGTTGCGCGGCGTTGACCGTGAAGGTGTTGAGCGCGGCCAGGTTCTTTGCAAGCCGGGTTCCGTGAAGCCACACACCAAGTTCGAGGCCGAAGCCTACATCCTGACCAAAGAAGAAGGTGGCCGTCACACGCCATTCTTCGCCAACTACCGCCCACAGTTCTACTTCCGTACAACGGATGTGACGGGCACAGTTGCGCTGCCAGAAGGCACGGAAATGGTTATGCCGGGCGACAACCTGAAGTTCGACGTTGAGCTGATCGCGCCAATCGCGATGGAGCAAGGCCTGCGCTTCGCGATCCGCGAAGGCGGCCGCACAGTCGGCGCCGGCGTTGTGTCCAAAATCACTGAGTAA
- the fusA gene encoding elongation factor G, translating into MARDYPLDRYRNFGIIAHIDAGKTTCSERILFYTGKSHNIGEVHDGAATMDWMEQEQERGITITSAATTTFWERTENGTDADSLKHRMNIIDTPGHVDFTIEVERSLAVLDGAVTVLDGNAGVEPQTETVWRQADRYKVPRIVFVNKMDKIGADFFNCVHMIEDRTGATAIPVGIPIGAETELEGLIDLVTMEEWLWQGEDLGASWIKAPIRDGLKAQADEWRAKMVEAAVEMDDDAMEAYLMEGTEPEVPELRALLRKGCLELKFVPVLGGSAFKNKGVQPLLNAVIDYLPSPLDVVDYMGFAPGDEEETRNIARRADDEMPFSGLAFKIMNDPFMGTLTFTRIYSGTLAKGDTLMNTTKGNKERIGRMVMMHSNKQDEITEAYAGDIIALAGLKNTTTGDTLSDDKAQVVLETMTFPDPVIEIAVEPKTKADQEKMSLGLQRLAAEDPSFRVETDVESGQTIMRGMGELHLDILIDRLKREFKVEANIGAPQVAYRETIGHEVEHSYTHKKQSGGSGQFGEVKLLISPTEPGEGYSFESRIVGGSVPKEYIPGVEKGINSVMDSGPLAGFPVIDFKVELLDGKFHDVDSSVLAFEIAARMCMREGMRKAGAKLLEPIMKVEVITPEEYTGGIIGDLTSRRGQVQGQDTRGNAIAIDAQVPLANMFGYINTLRSMSSGRANFTMQFGHYEAVPSNISEEIQAKFA; encoded by the coding sequence ATGGCACGCGATTATCCACTCGACCGCTACCGGAACTTCGGAATTATTGCGCATATTGATGCGGGTAAGACCACATGTTCCGAACGCATCCTGTTCTATACAGGCAAGTCCCACAACATTGGCGAAGTCCACGACGGCGCAGCAACAATGGACTGGATGGAGCAAGAGCAGGAACGGGGTATTACCATTACTTCCGCTGCGACGACGACATTCTGGGAACGCACAGAGAACGGCACAGACGCCGATTCCCTGAAGCACCGCATGAACATCATCGACACACCGGGCCACGTTGACTTCACTATTGAAGTTGAACGTTCTTTGGCTGTTCTCGATGGGGCCGTGACTGTTTTGGACGGGAACGCCGGTGTTGAGCCACAGACTGAAACGGTTTGGCGCCAGGCCGACCGTTATAAAGTTCCACGTATCGTTTTTGTCAACAAAATGGACAAAATCGGCGCGGACTTCTTCAACTGTGTTCACATGATCGAAGACCGCACAGGTGCTACGGCTATTCCGGTTGGTATTCCAATTGGTGCCGAAACCGAGCTTGAAGGCCTGATCGATCTGGTGACCATGGAAGAATGGTTGTGGCAGGGCGAAGACCTTGGTGCGTCCTGGATCAAAGCCCCCATCCGTGACGGTTTGAAAGCGCAAGCTGACGAATGGCGTGCGAAGATGGTTGAAGCGGCTGTTGAAATGGACGACGACGCCATGGAAGCCTATCTGATGGAAGGCACAGAGCCTGAAGTTCCTGAATTGCGCGCTTTGCTGCGCAAAGGCTGCCTTGAGCTGAAATTCGTTCCTGTTTTGGGCGGTTCCGCGTTCAAAAACAAAGGCGTTCAGCCATTGCTCAACGCTGTGATCGACTATCTGCCGTCCCCATTGGACGTTGTTGATTACATGGGCTTTGCACCGGGCGACGAAGAAGAAACGCGTAACATCGCACGTCGTGCGGATGACGAAATGCCCTTCTCCGGCCTCGCGTTCAAAATCATGAACGACCCGTTCATGGGCACGTTGACGTTCACACGTATCTACTCTGGCACGCTTGCCAAAGGCGACACGCTGATGAACACAACGAAGGGCAACAAGGAACGCATCGGCCGTATGGTTATGATGCACTCCAACAAGCAAGACGAAATCACTGAAGCTTACGCGGGTGACATCATTGCGCTTGCCGGTCTGAAAAACACAACAACAGGTGACACTTTGTCTGATGACAAGGCTCAGGTTGTTCTGGAAACGATGACCTTCCCTGATCCGGTGATCGAGATCGCGGTTGAGCCTAAAACCAAGGCCGACCAAGAGAAAATGTCATTGGGTCTGCAGCGTCTTGCAGCAGAAGATCCATCCTTCCGCGTGGAAACAGACGTCGAAAGTGGTCAAACAATCATGCGCGGCATGGGCGAATTGCACCTCGACATTCTGATCGACCGTCTGAAGCGTGAATTCAAAGTTGAAGCGAACATTGGTGCGCCACAAGTGGCATACCGTGAGACCATCGGCCACGAAGTTGAGCACAGCTACACGCACAAGAAACAGTCCGGTGGTTCTGGTCAGTTTGGCGAGGTCAAATTGCTGATCTCTCCAACAGAGCCGGGCGAAGGCTATTCTTTCGAATCCCGCATCGTTGGTGGTTCTGTTCCGAAAGAATACATTCCGGGTGTTGAAAAGGGTATCAACTCGGTCATGGACTCCGGTCCTTTGGCGGGCTTCCCTGTGATCGACTTCAAAGTTGAATTGCTGGACGGTAAGTTCCACGATGTTGACTCTTCGGTTCTCGCGTTCGAAATCGCTGCCCGTATGTGTATGCGTGAAGGCATGCGTAAAGCTGGCGCGAAACTGCTTGAGCCAATCATGAAAGTCGAAGTGATTACGCCTGAAGAATACACAGGTGGTATCATTGGTGACCTGACGTCTCGTCGTGGTCAGGTTCAAGGTCAAGACACGCGCGGCAATGCAATTGCTATCGACGCGCAAGTGCCTTTGGCCAACATGTTCGGTTACATCAACACCTTGCGGTCGATGTCATCGGGTCGTGCGAACTTTACCATGCAGTTCGGCCACTACGAAGCTGTTCCAAGCAACATCTCCGAAGAGATCCAAGCGAAATTCGCTTAA
- the rpsG gene encoding 30S ribosomal protein S7, with the protein MSRRHAAEKREILPDAKFGDRVLSKFMNNLMIDGKKSTAERIVYNAMDRVEAKIKRVPLEVFHEALDNIKPSVEVRSRRVGGATYQVPVEVRPERREALAIRWLIKASRSRNENTMEERLAGELMDAVQSRGTAVKKREDTHKMAEANKAFSHYRW; encoded by the coding sequence ATGTCACGTCGTCACGCCGCTGAAAAACGCGAGATCCTGCCAGACGCAAAGTTTGGCGACCGCGTATTGTCCAAGTTCATGAACAACCTCATGATCGATGGCAAAAAATCCACTGCCGAGCGCATCGTTTATAACGCGATGGATCGTGTAGAAGCAAAAATCAAACGGGTGCCTCTGGAAGTTTTCCACGAAGCACTGGACAACATCAAACCATCCGTCGAAGTGCGTTCGCGCCGCGTCGGTGGTGCGACGTATCAGGTTCCCGTTGAAGTGCGTCCAGAACGCCGCGAAGCATTGGCCATCCGTTGGTTGATCAAAGCGTCCCGTTCGCGCAACGAAAACACAATGGAAGAGCGCCTCGCAGGTGAGCTGATGGACGCCGTACAGTCCCGCGGCACAGCTGTGAAAAAGCGCGAAGACACCCATAAAATGGCCGAGGCAAACAAAGCCTTCAGCCACTATCGCTGGTAA
- the rpsL gene encoding 30S ribosomal protein S12, with amino-acid sequence MPTIQQLIRKPRQPKRKTSKSQHLEQCPQKRGVCTRVYTTTPKKPNSAMRKVAKVRLTNGFEVISYIPGESHNLQEHSVVLIRGGRVKDLPGVRYHILRGVLDTQGVKDRKQRRSKYGAKKPK; translated from the coding sequence ATGCCAACGATCCAGCAGCTGATCCGCAAGCCGCGTCAGCCAAAGCGTAAGACTTCCAAGTCGCAGCACTTGGAGCAGTGTCCTCAAAAACGTGGCGTATGCACGCGCGTTTATACAACGACACCAAAGAAACCGAACTCTGCTATGCGTAAGGTCGCCAAAGTGCGCCTGACAAACGGCTTCGAGGTCATCTCCTACATTCCCGGTGAAAGCCACAACCTTCAGGAGCACTCTGTGGTTCTGATCCGTGGTGGTCGTGTAAAAGACCTTCCCGGTGTGCGTTACCACATCCTGCGCGGTGTTCTGGATACTCAGGGCGTTAAAGACCGTAAACAACGTCGTTCGAAATACGGCGCCAAGAAGCCTAAATAA
- a CDS encoding putative rhamnosyl transferase: MQAIGLCRFSYPALGGFQVEHEKIEDRIAYLYAEKRLQERFALFEHVALPCLRAQTDPNFEIIIVVGDSLPDMHLTRLMDLIEDMPQLRVQVHPPLPHRQGMRDILNDARHDRSKPCLQFRFDDDDAIGVDFITRLREAATDAKPLTAKHKMVAFDFHHGWTAEFTGQGISATQTYRPMFTAALAVQVAGGNGQSIMNFGHEKMGRFMPVVSYGDTPMWIRSHNDFNDSRQKANAKPVRVKPLNDAQRALFKDRFAIDEDAIKTAFSAL, encoded by the coding sequence ATCCAAGCCATCGGCCTTTGCCGCTTTTCCTACCCCGCCCTTGGCGGGTTTCAGGTCGAGCATGAAAAGATAGAGGATCGCATTGCCTATCTCTATGCGGAGAAACGCTTGCAAGAACGCTTTGCCCTGTTTGAACACGTTGCGCTGCCTTGCCTACGCGCCCAGACCGATCCGAATTTCGAGATCATCATCGTCGTTGGTGACAGCTTGCCAGACATGCATTTGACCCGCCTCATGGACCTGATCGAAGATATGCCCCAACTACGTGTTCAGGTGCATCCCCCCCTGCCCCACCGCCAAGGCATGCGCGACATTCTGAACGACGCGCGGCACGACAGGTCAAAGCCATGCCTGCAATTCCGCTTTGACGATGATGATGCCATCGGTGTGGATTTCATCACCCGCCTACGTGAGGCCGCAACAGATGCCAAACCGCTGACCGCGAAACATAAGATGGTGGCGTTCGATTTTCACCACGGGTGGACGGCTGAATTCACGGGCCAAGGGATCAGCGCGACACAGACCTACCGCCCGATGTTCACCGCTGCCTTGGCCGTTCAGGTCGCGGGTGGCAACGGGCAAAGCATCATGAACTTCGGACACGAGAAGATGGGGCGCTTTATGCCGGTGGTCAGCTACGGGGACACGCCTATGTGGATACGGTCACACAACGACTTCAACGACTCTCGTCAAAAAGCCAACGCCAAACCCGTGCGTGTCAAACCTTTGAATGACGCGCAACGTGCACTGTTCAAAGACCGCTTTGCCATCGACGAAGACGCCATCAAAACAGCCTTTTCAGCCCTTTAA
- a CDS encoding DMT family transporter, whose product MSPNLAGALLMMASMACFTFNDAATKSIGTQMPLFQMLFLRGVLSTILILFLARTLGTVHFRIRRDDWLLIALRCVAEVVTAYFFLNALFNMQLANLTAILQALPLTVTLGTALFFGEKVGWRRMLAIVVGFSGVLLIVRPGTDGFNVYALYGLAAVMCVTVRDLATKKLSKDVPSMTVTLCAILSVMIFSGFASLATPWVPVTPQFAGLIALAALFILGGYYFSVATMRTGDVSFIAPFRYTGLIWSLLLGWLIFGDWPDGLTMLGAGIVVAMGLFTLYRERALLKG is encoded by the coding sequence ATGTCGCCAAATCTTGCCGGTGCCTTGTTGATGATGGCATCCATGGCCTGCTTCACCTTCAACGATGCCGCAACCAAATCCATCGGCACGCAGATGCCCCTGTTTCAAATGCTGTTTTTGCGTGGGGTGTTGTCAACGATCCTGATCTTGTTCCTTGCACGAACACTTGGCACCGTGCATTTCCGGATACGTCGGGACGATTGGCTGCTGATTGCACTGCGCTGTGTGGCCGAAGTTGTGACGGCGTATTTCTTCCTTAATGCGCTGTTTAACATGCAGCTTGCGAACCTGACCGCGATCTTGCAAGCGCTTCCTTTGACTGTGACTTTGGGCACTGCATTGTTTTTTGGCGAAAAAGTAGGCTGGCGCCGAATGCTTGCGATCGTGGTGGGATTTAGCGGCGTTTTATTGATTGTGCGTCCCGGCACAGACGGCTTCAACGTCTACGCCTTGTATGGGTTGGCCGCAGTGATGTGTGTGACAGTGCGCGATCTGGCCACCAAGAAATTGTCCAAAGACGTACCGTCCATGACAGTGACCCTATGTGCCATTTTGTCGGTGATGATCTTTTCAGGCTTTGCGTCTTTGGCCACGCCTTGGGTCCCTGTCACGCCACAGTTTGCGGGCCTTATTGCCTTGGCGGCCTTGTTCATTCTGGGCGGGTATTACTTTAGCGTGGCGACCATGCGCACCGGCGATGTGTCGTTCATAGCCCCCTTTCGCTACACTGGGTTGATCTGGTCGCTGTTGCTGGGATGGCTGATCTTTGGCGATTGGCCCGATGGTCTGACGATGCTGGGGGCGGGGATTGTGGTCGCTATGGGGCTGTTCACGCTGTACCGCGAACGGGCTTTGTTAAAGGGCTGA
- a CDS encoding glycosyltransferase translates to MSDQINIAVKGLVRFSYPAQGGFALSDKGLDVVEATLYDTDRLERRFAYFETLALPSLLLQDDQDFQTGILVGDTFPDAARARLDALVADHPSLHVIKLPSMNHIQAVKASFDALPQAADATHVATFRLDDDDAMHKGTVGRVRALATGILPLRLHDDPFCIAFNRGFYLDTSDREQPLRECYERAPLGVGMALVTGLDTGQNVFSRNHRAISQFYDTFTEVNRPMFIRSVHEDNDSGAAPTGRARDWKEKRLRHYLRNEFGLDYDTVRAL, encoded by the coding sequence ATGTCAGATCAGATAAATATTGCCGTCAAAGGTTTGGTGCGCTTCTCCTATCCGGCGCAAGGTGGTTTTGCCCTGTCTGACAAAGGGTTGGATGTGGTGGAAGCCACACTGTACGATACCGACCGTCTGGAACGACGGTTTGCCTATTTTGAAACCTTGGCATTGCCCAGTTTGCTTTTGCAGGATGATCAAGATTTTCAAACGGGGATACTGGTTGGTGACACGTTCCCCGATGCGGCCCGCGCCCGCCTGGATGCGCTTGTGGCGGATCATCCATCGCTGCACGTCATTAAACTGCCCAGCATGAACCACATTCAGGCCGTCAAAGCGTCTTTCGATGCGTTGCCGCAGGCCGCGGATGCAACGCACGTTGCCACCTTTCGGTTGGATGATGATGATGCCATGCACAAAGGCACAGTGGGCCGTGTGCGCGCTTTGGCGACAGGGATTTTGCCGCTGCGCTTACATGATGATCCCTTTTGCATTGCCTTCAACCGGGGTTTTTATCTGGACACATCCGACCGGGAACAGCCGCTGCGCGAATGTTACGAACGCGCCCCTTTGGGTGTTGGCATGGCGTTGGTGACGGGCCTTGATACCGGACAGAATGTGTTCAGCCGTAACCACCGCGCCATTTCACAATTCTATGATACATTCACCGAAGTGAACCGGCCGATGTTCATCCGGTCGGTGCATGAAGACAACGACTCAGGTGCCGCCCCAACTGGTCGTGCCCGTGACTGGAAAGAAAAGCGTTTGCGACATTATCTGCGAAACGAATTCGGACTTGATTACGATACGGTCAGGGCGCTTTAG
- a CDS encoding nucleotidyltransferase domain-containing protein codes for MNHQSVIETITTSLRDEPEISGLFLGGSYGNGLADAYSDIDFILVSDTGATDEIAQLWRKAIAQTGEIVLWWDRTTVPVLINAITADWTRTDVLILKPEQLGGYAQNTLKPLFDHAGLFDTLKESVPPVAPNPKRLRYQYEEFIRILGLLHLAAGREEYINGVLGVFHLRNMLVELLITQTNAPHRGGMLHLNRLLSASQKALLTGLPAPLVSRAGMIEAHLAYAAAYLPRAREQAKTSGVEWPERFETVTWDRLEKTLGIKRPYDPENA; via the coding sequence ATGAACCATCAAAGTGTTATCGAAACGATCACCACATCGCTCAGGGATGAGCCTGAGATCAGCGGGCTGTTTTTAGGTGGCAGCTATGGCAACGGGTTGGCAGACGCCTACAGCGATATTGATTTCATCCTTGTCAGCGATACGGGTGCAACAGACGAGATTGCACAGCTTTGGCGCAAAGCCATCGCACAGACCGGAGAAATTGTGCTGTGGTGGGATCGCACCACCGTGCCGGTTTTGATCAATGCCATCACAGCTGATTGGACGCGCACCGATGTGCTGATCCTGAAGCCTGAACAACTTGGGGGCTATGCGCAGAACACCTTGAAACCGTTGTTTGACCATGCCGGATTGTTCGACACTCTCAAAGAAAGTGTGCCGCCTGTCGCGCCAAATCCAAAACGGCTGAGATACCAGTATGAAGAATTCATTCGCATCCTCGGGCTGTTGCATCTGGCAGCGGGGCGCGAGGAATACATCAACGGTGTGCTGGGCGTGTTCCACTTGCGCAATATGTTGGTAGAGCTGTTGATCACACAAACCAACGCACCGCATCGTGGAGGTATGTTGCATTTGAACCGTTTGCTGAGTGCGTCGCAAAAAGCATTGCTGACAGGCCTGCCTGCACCTTTGGTATCACGCGCTGGCATGATCGAGGCACATCTGGCGTATGCGGCGGCTTATCTGCCGCGGGCGCGCGAACAGGCCAAGACGTCAGGGGTAGAGTGGCCAGAGCGGTTTGAGACAGTGACCTGGGACAGATTGGAGAAAACGCTGGGGATCAAGCGGCCATATGATCCGGAGAACGCCTAA